The Myxococcus virescens genomic sequence GACGCTCGAACGTCTCCGTCACGGAGTGCTTCTCTCGGGGGGCCTCGGGCTTGTTGTCCATGGGGTCTCTCCGGGAGGTGTACAGGCCAGACGTTCAGGCCCGACCCGGTCGGGGAACGGCCGAAATAAGCACACCCCCGACGTGAAGGGAACGACGGCGATGTGCCTCCCCCTTCTCTTTCGCACTCGGAGAAAGGGAGAGGCCACACTGCCTGTCGTGATTCGACGGGACTTCAGGCGCGCGGCGAGGACGCGGGGCTGCTTGCGGGCTTCGCGCCGTTCACCCGACGGACGGGCTTCAGCAGCGAGTCCACCTTGCGGGACAGCTTCGCCAGCTCCTTGTTGAGGTCCTTCAGCTGCGCCTGGCTGGCCACGCCCACGGCCTCGACGACGCGCGTCTGGATACCGTCAAAGCGCTTGCGCAGCTCGGTGCCCGCGGCGTCCACGCGCCGGCTCAGCTCGGTGCTGGCCTCGTTGGCGCGCTTGCTCAGCTCCTGCACGCGGGGGTCCGTCAGCAGCTCACCGGCCTGGAACTTCGCCCACAGCGCCTGGGCCTCCTTGGCGGCCTCCTGCCCGCGGGACTCCAAGGTCTTCACGACCTTGCCCGCTTCGCCTTCCAGTTCCTCGATGCGCTTCTGCGCCTGGGAAATCTGGGCCTTCAGAAAGCTCTCCACATTCTGCGCCAGTCCGCTCTTCGCAGCGGCCTCGGAGCTCTGAACTTCGTTCTGCGTCGCCTCGGTCTCGGTCTTCGTCGTGGCCATACCGTCCTCCCCTATCCCGGCTTTCGCCGGGCGGTAACCAGGTGCGTCACTACAGCGTTCAACAGTTAACGCAGCGCGCCATAAGCGTCAAGCCAACGACGAGCCCATAACGCGATTAGCCATAAACAAAGGAAAACCGCCGCCCCAGAGAAAGCTCTGGGAGCGGCGGTTGTCTTTCAGCGAACGCTTTAGGACGGCTGGGGCGCGGCTCAGGCCGCGCCGGTCGTCTGCGTGCCTACCGGGCGGGAAGGCTCGCCCAGGGGGCCGGTGTCGCCGTGAGTGGCGGCCAGGGCGGCCTCCATCTCGTTGACCTCGTCGGTGGGGCTCTCCACCGCGATGTCCAGGTGCTTGTAGTTCGGCAGACCTGTGCCGGCGGGGATGAGCCGGCCCATGATGACGTTCTCCTTGAGGCCGCGCAGGTAGTCCACCTTGCCGTTGATGGCGGCCTCGGTGAGCACCTTGGTGGTCTCCTGGAAGGACGACGCGGAGATGAAGGACTCGGTGGAGAGCGAGGCCTTGGTGATGCCGAGCAGCAGCGGCTCGCCAACGGCGGGACGCTTGCCTTCCGACATGACCTTCTCGTTCTCCTCCTCGAACACCCACTTCTCGACCTGCTCGTCGACCAGGAAGTTGGTGTCGCCCACATCGGTGACGCGCACGCGGCGGAGCATCTGCCGCACGATGGTCTCGATGTGCTTGTCGTTGATCTTCACGCCCTGCAGTCGGTAGACCTCCTGCACTTCGTCCACCAGGTAGCGCGCGAGTTCCTTCTCGCCGAGCACCTTGAGGATGTCGTGCGGGTTGGCCGAGCCGTCCATCATCGCCTCGCCGGCCTTCACGCGGTCGCCGGAGTGGACGCTGATGTTCTTGCCCTTGGAGATCAGGTACTCCTTGGCCAGGTCCGTGCGCTGCTCGCCGTTCACCTCGGGGGTGATGATGAGCTTGCGCTTGCCCTTGGTGTCCTTGCCGAACGACACCACGCCGTCGATCTCCGCGATCGCCGCCGCGTCCTTCGGCTTGCGCGCCTCGAAGAGCTCGGCCACGCGGGGCAGACCGCCCGTGATGTCCTTGGTCTTCGTCGTCTCGCGCGGCACCTTGGCGATGACCTCGCCCGGGTGGATCTCATCGCCGTCGTTGACGGTGATGATGGAGCCCTGCGGCAGGAAGTAGCTCGCCGGGTTGCGGGAGCTGGGCAGGTCCATCATGTTGCCGTTGGCATCGCGGATGGTGACGCGCGGACGCGCCTCCGGGTCCTTGGACTCGATGACCGTCTTACGCGACAGACCGGTCACCTCGTCCAGCGCCTCGGACATCGTCACGCCTTCGATGATGTCCTCGTAGCGCACGACACCGCCGACCTCGGTCAGCAGCGGAATCGCGAACGGGTCCCACTCCGCCATGAGGACGCCCGGCTCGATGCGCTGGCCTTCCTTCACGAGGATGCGGGCACCGTAGATGACCTGGTAACGCTCGCGCTCGCGGCCCGAGTCGTCCACGACGACGATTTCGCCGTTGCGGTTCATGGCCACCAGCGTGCCGTCCGTCTTCTGCACGGTGACGAGGCCCGCGAACTTCACGCTACCCGCGTAGCGGTTCTCCAGGCTGGACTGCTCCGCGCGCCGCGTCGCCGCACCACCGATGTGGAAGGTGCGCATCGTGAGCTGGGTACCCGGCTCACCGATGGACTGCGCCGCGATGACGCCGACCGCCTCACCCACGGACACCTTACGGCCGCGGGCCAGGTCACGGCCGTAGCACTCCACGCAGATGCCGCGCTTGGCCTGGCAGGTGAGCACCGAGCGGATCTTCACCTTGTCCATGCCGCTGTTCTCGATGCGGCGGACGCGGTCCTCGTCGATCTCCTCGTTCGCGCGCACCAGCACCTCGCCCGTCACGGGGTCGAGGATGTCATCCAGGGCCACGCGGCCCAGGATGCGCTCGCCGAGCGGCTCGATGATCTCGCCGCCCTCCACCAGGGCGCCGATGAACAGGCCGTCCATGGTGCCGCAGTCGTACTCGTTGATGATGGCGTCCTGCGCCACGTCCACGAGACGGCGGGTGAGGTAGCCGGAGTTGGCCGTCTTGAGCGCCGTGTCCGCCAGACCCTTACGGGCGCCGTGCGTGGAGATGAAGTACTGCAGCACGGAGAGGCCTTCACGGAAGTTGGCCGTGATGGGCGTCTCGATGATTTCGCCGGAGGGCTTCGCCATCAGACCACGCATACCCGCCAGCTGACGGATCTGCTGGGCGCTACCACGCGCGCCCGAGTCGGCCATGATGTAGATGGGGTTGAAGGACGGCTGCTTGCGCGTCTCGCGCTTGCCGTCGCGGTCCCCGGACGTCTCCTCCTGGGAGATCTGCTGCATCATCTCCTGGGCGACCTTCTCGGTGATCTCCGCCCAGATATCGATGACCTTGTTGTAGCGCTCGCCGTCGGTGATGAGACCCTCGAGGTACTGGTTCTCGATCTCCGACACCACCGCGCGCGCCTCGTCCAGGAACACCTGCTTCTTCGCAGGGATGATCATGTCCTTGAGCGCGATGGAGATACCGGCGCGGGTGGCGTTGTAGTAGCCGAGGCTGCGCACGCGGTCCGCGAGCAGCACCGTCTCCTTCTCACCCGTGAGGCGGTAGCAGAGGTCGATGAGGCCGCCGAGCGACTTCTTGTCGAGCACCTTGTTGATGGCGTCGAAGCCCACCGCGCGGGGGACGACCTCCCACAGGAGGACGCGGCCGACAGTGGTCTCCTTGCGCTTGCCGTCGATGCGGCAGACGACCTTCGCCTGGAGGTGCACTTCACCGTGGTCGTACGCGGCACGCACCTCATCCGGCGAGGCGAACACGCGGCCCTCGCCGTTGGCGAACTCGCGGGCGCGGGTCATGTAGTAGATGCCGAGCACCATGTCCTGCGTCGGGACGATGATGGGCTTGCCGTTCGCGGGGCTGAGGATGTTGTTCGTCGACATCATCAGCACGCGGGCCTCCATCTGAGCCTCGATGGAGAGCGGCACGTGCACGGCCATCTGGTCGCCGTCGAAGTCGGCGTTGAAGGCGGCGCACACCAGCGGGTGTAGCTGGATGGCCTTGCCTTCAATCAGCACGGGCTCGAAGGCCTGCATGCCCAGACGGTGCAGCGTGGGCGCGCGGTTGAGGAGCACCGGGTGCTCGCGGATGACGTCCTCGAGGATGTCCCAGACCTCGGGGCGCTCCTTCTCCACCATCTTCTTCGCGGACTTGATGGTGGTGACGTAACCCTTCTCTTCGAGCTTGTTGTAGATGAACGGCTTGAAGAGCTCGAGCGCCATGATCTTCGGCAGACCGCACTGGTGCAGGCGCAGCTCGGGGCCCACCACGATGACGGAGCGGCCCGAGTAGTCCACGCGCTTGCCGAGCAGGTTCTGGCGGAACCGGCCCTGCTTGCCCTTGAGCATGTCGGACAGCGACTTCAGCGGGCGCTTGTTGGGGCCCGTGATGGTCTTCCCGCGACGGCCGTTGTCGAACAGCGCGTCCACGGCCTCCTGCAGCATCCGCTTCTCGTTGCGGATGATGATGTCCGGAGCGTTCAGCTCCTGGAGGCGCTTCAGACGGTTGTTGCGGTTGATGACGCGGCGGTACAGGTCGTTCAGGTCGGAGGTCGCGAAGCGGCCACCGTCCAGGGGAACGAGCGGACGCAGGTCCGGCGGAATCACCGGAATCACGTCCAGCATCATCCACTCCGGCTTGTTGCCAGAGACGCGGAACGCCTCGGCCACCTTCAGGCGCTTGGCGTACTTCTTCCGCTTCGCCTCGCTGGTGGTCTCGCGCATGTCCTTGCGCAGCTCTTCGGACAGCTTCTCCACGTCCAGCGACTTGAGCATCTCGCGGACGGCCTCGCCGCCCATGCCCGTGGTGAAGGAGTCCTCACCGTGCTCCTGGTAGAGCCGGTGCATCTTGTCCTCGCTGATGAGCTCGCCCTTCTGCAGCGGCGTCGCCTTCGGATCGAGGACGATGTAGCTCTCGCAGTAGAGGACCTTCTCCAGCTCCTTCAGCGTGATGTCGAGCAGGTTGCCGATGCGGCTCGGCAGCGACTTGAGGAACCAGATGTGGGCCACCGGCGTGGCCAGGGTGATGTGGCCCAGGCGCTCACGGCGCACCTTGGACTGGATGACCTCCACGCCGCACTTCTCGCACACCACGCCGCGGTGCTTCATGCGCTTGTACTTGCCGCAGTTGCACTCGTAGTCCTTCACCGGCCCGAAGATGCGGGCGCAGAAGAGCCCGTCCCGCTCCGGCTTGAACGTGCGGTAGTTGATCGTCTCCGGCTTCTTCACCTCGCCATGGGACCACTGGCGAATCTTGTCGGGCGACGCCAGGGCGATGCGGATGGCGTTGAACGACAGCGGGTCCTTCGGCTTCTCGAAGAAGTTGAAAATGTCCTTCACGTTGCCTCCGAAATCTCGTTGGGCGCCCCCACATCCAAGGGGGGCCGCCAGCTGATTCGGGCCCCCGCCCCGTTCCGGCCGCGCCCGCCCCTATCGGGACGGCGGGCGGCCGGTCAGGCGGGCGCTCCGTGCAATCAGGCCTCGGTTCCCGTCTTGCGCTCCTCGCCGTCACCACCGCCGAGGAAGTCGCCTCCGAAGCTGCGCTGCCGCTCCGGCGGGGCGCTCTCCAGCAGCTCCACGTCGAGCGCGAGCGACTGGAGCTCCTTGAGGAGCACGTTGAACGA encodes the following:
- the rpoC gene encoding DNA-directed RNA polymerase subunit beta' gives rise to the protein MKDIFNFFEKPKDPLSFNAIRIALASPDKIRQWSHGEVKKPETINYRTFKPERDGLFCARIFGPVKDYECNCGKYKRMKHRGVVCEKCGVEVIQSKVRRERLGHITLATPVAHIWFLKSLPSRIGNLLDITLKELEKVLYCESYIVLDPKATPLQKGELISEDKMHRLYQEHGEDSFTTGMGGEAVREMLKSLDVEKLSEELRKDMRETTSEAKRKKYAKRLKVAEAFRVSGNKPEWMMLDVIPVIPPDLRPLVPLDGGRFATSDLNDLYRRVINRNNRLKRLQELNAPDIIIRNEKRMLQEAVDALFDNGRRGKTITGPNKRPLKSLSDMLKGKQGRFRQNLLGKRVDYSGRSVIVVGPELRLHQCGLPKIMALELFKPFIYNKLEEKGYVTTIKSAKKMVEKERPEVWDILEDVIREHPVLLNRAPTLHRLGMQAFEPVLIEGKAIQLHPLVCAAFNADFDGDQMAVHVPLSIEAQMEARVLMMSTNNILSPANGKPIIVPTQDMVLGIYYMTRAREFANGEGRVFASPDEVRAAYDHGEVHLQAKVVCRIDGKRKETTVGRVLLWEVVPRAVGFDAINKVLDKKSLGGLIDLCYRLTGEKETVLLADRVRSLGYYNATRAGISIALKDMIIPAKKQVFLDEARAVVSEIENQYLEGLITDGERYNKVIDIWAEITEKVAQEMMQQISQEETSGDRDGKRETRKQPSFNPIYIMADSGARGSAQQIRQLAGMRGLMAKPSGEIIETPITANFREGLSVLQYFISTHGARKGLADTALKTANSGYLTRRLVDVAQDAIINEYDCGTMDGLFIGALVEGGEIIEPLGERILGRVALDDILDPVTGEVLVRANEEIDEDRVRRIENSGMDKVKIRSVLTCQAKRGICVECYGRDLARGRKVSVGEAVGVIAAQSIGEPGTQLTMRTFHIGGAATRRAEQSSLENRYAGSVKFAGLVTVQKTDGTLVAMNRNGEIVVVDDSGRERERYQVIYGARILVKEGQRIEPGVLMAEWDPFAIPLLTEVGGVVRYEDIIEGVTMSEALDEVTGLSRKTVIESKDPEARPRVTIRDANGNMMDLPSSRNPASYFLPQGSIITVNDGDEIHPGEVIAKVPRETTKTKDITGGLPRVAELFEARKPKDAAAIAEIDGVVSFGKDTKGKRKLIITPEVNGEQRTDLAKEYLISKGKNISVHSGDRVKAGEAMMDGSANPHDILKVLGEKELARYLVDEVQEVYRLQGVKINDKHIETIVRQMLRRVRVTDVGDTNFLVDEQVEKWVFEEENEKVMSEGKRPAVGEPLLLGITKASLSTESFISASSFQETTKVLTEAAINGKVDYLRGLKENVIMGRLIPAGTGLPNYKHLDIAVESPTDEVNEMEAALAATHGDTGPLGEPSRPVGTQTTGAA